The DNA sequence GCGAACGATGATTTGCATAAAGCCGTTCAACTCCGAATCATATTCAATAGAAAAGGGTTCGCCGAGGCACCTGCCCCGGGCGTTGGGACGCGCCACTAGCAGGGAGAGGGCGGAAAGACAAGGGTGCGACTTCACGGCGGCACCCTCTGGGGCCTCCTCTATGGCCTTGTCTTTTACTCTCGAGTGGAGATGATCGGCGTATCGTTGTGACGCCGGCCCTGCGGATCTGGTTGGCGGCGCGATTCGAACGGGGTAAGGTACTGAAATGATGCGCGTATCCAAGAGTGTCGCCGGCCGGCTGACGGCGATGGCCGCCATCCTCGCGTTGCTCTCCGCCTGTGGCGGAGGCGGCTCCGGCAGCGTCGGCGGCGGCGGAGGTGGCGGCGGGACCGGCGCCACCCCGACGCCGAGCCCGTCGGGCACCTGTTCGCTGCGCGCGCGGCAGGACTGGGTCGCGGCGCGGATGAACGAATGGTATCTGTTTCCCGAGACGCTTCCCACGGGCCTCAACCCGGCCGCCTATTCGACCGTCGAGGCCTATCTCGACGCGCTGACCGCGACCGCACGGGCACAGCGCAAGGACCGGTTTTTCACCTACATCACCTCGATCGCCGAGGAGAATGCCTATTATAATTCGGGCTCGAGCGCGGGCTTCGGCTTCCGCCTCGCGCTCGACGGGTCGAACCGGCTGGTCATCACCGAATCGTTCGAGGGGGCGCCGGCGCTGAACGGCGGGGTCGATCGCGGCGCGGAGATCGTGTCGATCGGCACCAACAGCTCGAACCTGCGCACGGTGAGCTCGATCCTGGCGAGCGAGGGGACGGCCGGCCTCAACAACGCGCTCGGCTCGCCCGCCGTGGGGCTCACCCGCGTGTTCCAGGTGCGCGACGGCGCCGGCACCCGCAACGTCACGCTCGCGATGGCCGATTTCACGCTCACCCCGGTCTCGTCGCGCTACGGCGCCAAGGTGATCGACGATGCCGGGCGCAAGGTCGGCTACGTCAACCTGCGCACCTTCATCAACACGGCCGAGAGCCCGCTGCGCAACGCCTTCGCCAATTTCAGGGCGCAGGGCATCACCGAAGTGATCATCGACCTGCGCTACAATGGAGGCGGGCTCATCTCGATCGCGGATCTCATGAACAACCTGCTCGGGGCAGACCGCACGACGTCGACCGTCGCCAACTATGTGACCTTCCGCCCGTCCAAGGCGTCGGAGAACGAGACCGTCTATTTCGCGCCCCAGGCGCAGTCGATCGCCCCGACGCGCATCGCCTTCATCGGCACCGGCGGCTCGGCATCGGCGAGCGAGCTGGTGATGAACACCTTCATTCCGTATCTCGGCAACCGTTCGGCGCTGGTCGGCACCAACACCTATGGCAAGCCGGTCGGCCAGATCGCGCTCGACCAGGCAGCGTGCGACGACCGGCTGCGCGTCATCGCCTTCGCGCTGGAGAACGCCAATCACCAGGGCGCCTATTATGACGGCCTCGCCGCGTTCATGGGCGCGACCTGCCGCGCGAGCGACGACATCACCCGCCAGATGGGCGACCCGGCCGAAGCCTCGACGCGCGCGGCGCTCGACTTCCTCGCCGGACGCAGCTGCACGGCGATCGCGTCGGCGTCGGCGAGCGCCCCCGGCCTTGCCCCGCAATCCGCCGGTGCGCAGCTCAGCAAGCCGATGGAGCTGGTGACGCCCGATCGGCCGACCACGCCGCAGCGCGAGGTGCCGGGGCTGTTCTAATCCCTTTTCCGTCACCCCGGCCTTGTGCCGGGGTCCACCGGAAGGCAAGCAGCCACATAGAGGCTTGAGGTCAGCCCACCGGGAGCCGTGGGCCCCGGCACAAGGCCGGGGTGACGGTTGAGGAGTGGGGATGACGGTCATAACTGCGAATGAAAACCTGCACACGCGCCAGCGCCTCAAGTCGATCCTGGGCGGATCGGCGGGCAATCTGGTCGAATGGTATGACTGGTACGCCTATGCCGCCTTCACCCTCTATTTCGCGCCGCATTTCTTCCCCAAGGGCGACCAGACCACCCAGCTGCTGAACACCGCCGCGGTGTTCGCGGTCGGCTTTCTGATGCGGCCGATCGGCGGGTGGCTGATGGGGGTCTATGCCGACAAATACGGACGCAAGGCGGGGCTGACGCTGTCGGTCTCGCTGATGTGCGCGGGATCGCTGCTGATCGCGGTGACGCCGGGCTATGAGACGATCGGCTGGGTGGCACCGGCATTGCTGGTGTTCGCCCGGCTGATCCAGGGGCTGTCGATCGGCGGCGAATATGGCGCGAGCGCGACCTATCTCTCCGAGATGGCGGGCAAGAAGCGCCGCGGCTTCTTCTCGAGCTTCCAGTACGTCACCTTGATCTCGGGCCAGCTCATCGCGCTCAGCGTGCTGCTGGTGCTGCAGGCGTCGATGAGCGAGGCGGCGCTGGAGAGCTGGGGCTGGCGCATCCCCTTCTTCATCGGCGGCGCGCTGGCGGTGATCGTGTTCTGGCTGCGGCGGCGCCTCGCGGAGACCGAGAGCTTCCACAATGCCAGGGCGGAGGGGCGCAGGACCGGCGCGCTGGCCTTGCTCAGGGAACATCCGGGCGAGTTCCTGCTGGTGATGGCGCTGACCGCTGGCGGCACGCTCGCCTTCTACGCCTATTCGATCTACCTGCAGAAGTTCCTGGTCAACACCTCGGGCTTCGACCGCGAGACGGCGTCGGAGATCAACGCCGCCGCGCTGTTCGTCTTCATGTGCATCCAGCCGCTGGCGGGCGCACTCTCCGACCGGATCGGGCGCAAGCCGCTGATGGTCGGCTTCGGGGTGCTCGGGGTATTGGGCACTTACCCGATCTTCACTGCGCTGGAGCAGGTGACCAGCGCCTGGGCGGCGTTCGCGCTGATGCTCGGCGCGCTGGTGATCGTCACCGGCTACACCTCGATCAACGCGGTGGTGAAGGCCGAGCTGTTCCCCGCGCATATCCGCACGCTCGGCGTCGCCTTGCCCTATGCACTGGCCAATGCGATCTTCGGCGGGACGGCGGAATATGTTGCCTTGTGGTTCAAGGACGCCGGGTTCGAGCGCGGCTTCTACTGGTATGTGACGGGGATGATCGGGGTATCGCTGGTGGTGTACCTGCGGATGCGCGACACGCGGACGCACAGCCGCATCCTCGAGGATTGATGTCGTGAGGCTGCATGTCGCCCATGCGCGCGCGGCGCTTGTCGTCGCTCCGCATCCCGACGACGAGCTGATCGGCGCGGCTGGGCTTATCGCCTATCTCATTCGACGAGGAACCAC is a window from the Sphingomonas sp. BT-65 genome containing:
- a CDS encoding S41 family peptidase, with amino-acid sequence MMRVSKSVAGRLTAMAAILALLSACGGGGSGSVGGGGGGGGTGATPTPSPSGTCSLRARQDWVAARMNEWYLFPETLPTGLNPAAYSTVEAYLDALTATARAQRKDRFFTYITSIAEENAYYNSGSSAGFGFRLALDGSNRLVITESFEGAPALNGGVDRGAEIVSIGTNSSNLRTVSSILASEGTAGLNNALGSPAVGLTRVFQVRDGAGTRNVTLAMADFTLTPVSSRYGAKVIDDAGRKVGYVNLRTFINTAESPLRNAFANFRAQGITEVIIDLRYNGGGLISIADLMNNLLGADRTTSTVANYVTFRPSKASENETVYFAPQAQSIAPTRIAFIGTGGSASASELVMNTFIPYLGNRSALVGTNTYGKPVGQIALDQAACDDRLRVIAFALENANHQGAYYDGLAAFMGATCRASDDITRQMGDPAEASTRAALDFLAGRSCTAIASASASAPGLAPQSAGAQLSKPMELVTPDRPTTPQREVPGLF
- a CDS encoding MFS transporter; this translates as MTVITANENLHTRQRLKSILGGSAGNLVEWYDWYAYAAFTLYFAPHFFPKGDQTTQLLNTAAVFAVGFLMRPIGGWLMGVYADKYGRKAGLTLSVSLMCAGSLLIAVTPGYETIGWVAPALLVFARLIQGLSIGGEYGASATYLSEMAGKKRRGFFSSFQYVTLISGQLIALSVLLVLQASMSEAALESWGWRIPFFIGGALAVIVFWLRRRLAETESFHNARAEGRRTGALALLREHPGEFLLVMALTAGGTLAFYAYSIYLQKFLVNTSGFDRETASEINAAALFVFMCIQPLAGALSDRIGRKPLMVGFGVLGVLGTYPIFTALEQVTSAWAAFALMLGALVIVTGYTSINAVVKAELFPAHIRTLGVALPYALANAIFGGTAEYVALWFKDAGFERGFYWYVTGMIGVSLVVYLRMRDTRTHSRILED